CGATCAGAGAACATTGCTTTTTTTGTCCTGTGAGAACTACTCCGTAGTCTCTCAGATTGATCATCTGAATGTATTCTGGacgatttttatttcttttctgttCCATGGTGACTTGTGGTTGCACTTTTGAAGTATCATCCTCATTGATGTTTGTCTTTGAATGCAGACTATGATCCCACACACAATAAAGATCTCAGAGGAGATTCATGTAACAGAAATCTAATCTTCGTAAACAAGATGGATGATGAAGAGTTACAAAAGGAATCTTATAGTATGCCACCATCTGAAGAGGAGGCTTCCAAACAAGATGTTAATTATCCTTATGGATTTGGGGATTATGGGACAATTGGTAGAGACTTGGAGGACTCTAGAGCTGTTGGCCTTGAAGGAGAAGATGGTATGGATGATGAGCTTCAACTTTATAATTCTTGTGAGGATGAGATGGAAGTATTTGACTTGAGAATAGTTCATCGGAAAAACAGGTTTAGATCCACAACTTCCTCTTGGAACTTTTTGCGAAAACAAATTAAACAAAATCATTGTGCTGACATATTATTTGCAATCAACTGCAGGACTGGTTTTGAAGAAAATAAAGATTTGTCAATAGTTTTGAATTCAGTTATAGCAGGCAGATATTATATCATGGAATATCTTGGTTCAGCTGCATTTAGCGATGTTGTCCAGGCACGTGATCTTCATACAGGCATAGATGTGTGCCTTAAAATAATAAAGAACGATAAGGATTTTTTTGACCAGAGTTTGGATGAAATTAAACTCCTCAAATTTGTTAATAAGCATGATCCTTCTGATGAACGCCATCTATTACGCCTTTATGACTACTTCTATCATCAGGTATGCATTTTTTGTTTTGTATATGTTATCACCGGTACAATGTCAAACGCTTGTTTTTCCTTGTTCCTTCTAGGTATCGTTTTCAGTCTCTTGATTCAGTACAGATCATTAGTTTATATTTCCTTTTAGCTAATGCTGCAGATTGATTGATGGGGTTTACTCTTATGTCAAATCAATCTGTTTCCATAGATGATTTTACTTGATCTGCATTGAGCATTGTTCAATCCCTTCATTCAGTACAGATCATTGGTTTATATTTGCTTTGTAGCTAATGCTGATGATTGATCAACAGTGTGTTCTCTATGTCATATTACTCTGTTGTCATAGATGATCTTACTTGATCTGCATTGCAAGCATTACAGACTGCCAGTGACCATCTCATTCAGTTAAATCTGTAACTCATAAAGAatttagataaatgacatgacatCCATCACAGTGGAGGTGGAACAAAAACGAGTTTTGATTAGCACTGGAAGCTTCAGTTCATTTCTCACTTGCAAGGGCAGCATAAAGTCATGTAGAGGCTGTAAATGATGACAATAGGAGGCTTTGTAATACGAATAAGTAACAAATGATTTTAGTGGTAACAGATGCAAGGGAGTAAACATGTCATATTTATTCCAAAATATGGGAGTCCTTAAACTTCTCTATATAAAGTTATTGCAGCAAAGAAGGTTCTTCTTATCCATAAGTGCATGCAAGGCAAAGTATGTGTAAGGATCATGCCAAGCACTGAGATGAATGGTTGTATTCTCTTGTTTGCTCTCCGGATTCTCATCTAGACCTGAAACATATTGGACTCCAAAAACCAAGCTCTTCACACAATGAGACCCCAATTGCAGTAGAACAGAAACCATAAAGTAATGCTAGTCCAGTAAGCTAAGAGTCTGCTGCAAGAGTCAGATAGCTACCACATGCCAGCCCAACCTATCCTCAATAAATTCCTTTTGAGGATGCTACATTGGTGAAAAGTCCATACTATTACATCATTACTTAAAATTCATATTTGAATAGTATTATATTAATATGTATCAACTTAGTGACTTTTGAGTTTTGATCTTAAAAAGTAAGAATGATTATTTCTAGTGATTGGGTGGGAAAAATCTCTTCCCCCTCTAATATTTTGAAGACATTATTATGTATTTTCTTTCATATATTCTCCAAATATGTATTCAAATATCCAAAACTTTCGAGCAATAAAGATGTGCTTTCTCCACCATTTATGAGTTGTTTCTTGTATTTTCTTGGTATTTTGTTTATGGATGTGTTCTTTTTTTGTCAAAACTGATTGCAACTTTTAAGAAATAGCATATAATGATAATGTCCTGGTTCTAGTTGATAAAGAATGTATCCTTACATCACACAATTAAAATGCTACAGGAACATCTTTTCATTGTCACGGAGTTGCTACGAGCTAACCTGTATGAATTTCAGAAGTACAATCATGAATCTGGTGGTCAAGTGTATTATACATTGCCTAGAATACAGGTATGTGATTGACTCATCATAGTTCATGAAAAATGTGTTGAGCTATTTAATGATAATTAGGGAGCATATGGAAATTAATGATGATGCCGGAAGCACAATTAGCATCTGCTGCAATTGAAATAGTTTTCATCTTTCAGTCGTTTCGTCTAATAGCATAATAGAATTAATACCATAGAATCCATACCTTCTGTCACTAACATCCTCCTCATTCAAGCAATTTCAAGACAAAATGTGGTCAAGGACTGAACTTGTGAATATCGGAACACCTTTTTTCTCTTAAGGTTGTCATTAGCATTTTTGAATCTAAATAACTCTCATTTTTATTATTAGTTATATTTTTTTCAATGACGGATTACATTGAATTATCCTTCTGTTACAGGCTATAGCTCGACAATGTCTAGAGGCTTTGGAGTACCTGCACAATTTGAGGATAATTCATTGTGATCTGAAGCCTGAGAATATTCTTATCAAGAGTTATAGCAGATGTGAAATCAAGGTTATTGACCTCGGAAGCAGTTGCTTCGAGACAGACAACTTATGCTTATATGTACAGTCTCGTTCTTATAGGGCCCCTGAAGTTATCCTAGGTCTCCCATATGATCAGAAGATTGATATCTGGTCTCTAGGCTGCATCCTTGCTGAGCTTCAAACTGGTGATGTAAGTTTGGATCCTATATTTCTAGTTTTAAATCTATAAAATATGCTTTTTTAACAAGAACTAGAAAATGATTTTTACTTTTTTATATCGTTGAGAGCTGCCCTCTTTATTTAGTTGCTTCTGAACTAGCTTTCTACACCATTTATTAAGGATGTAAATTATCTGACTTCTGCCGCAGGTAATTGGCTTCGGAATGCAGAATCTTGTTTATAAGAATCTTTTTAAGTCAGAAAGACATTCTTGTTTTAAGCTTCTTTGTTCGGTCCTCAATATAGATTTCATTGTGTAACGAAGAAAAGGGATTAATGCTGCAAATTAGGAGGTCAATACCCAAGGCATATATGCATAGGAGAAAACTAAGGTTTATGGAGGCCTTTGAAGAGTAAAAGATgggttgaaataaaaaaaaatcatttaatctgaatttttttatttatttttatttcaaataatACTGATCATGGTTAAAAAATTTATGGAATGGTGCACAGTATACTAATATGCTAGGCAGTaccgagaggaggaagaggaggaaaaagagaagaagaaaaggagatggATGGGAGTAGTAGTGAAGGAGTAGGCATGGAAGAGGAAGTAGAGGAGTATGGGGCGGACGGGCTGGCCGGTGGAGAAATGTTAGGCATCATGTGGCATGAGGAAGATGAGGGAGCGCAAGGCAAGAGAAAAGCTGTCTAGTACCATATATGGACTGATACAGGCGATATTTACTATTATTTAGTACCGTGTATTGTTCATTGTCAGACTGATAAATACATCTATGGACTGATACAGGTGATATTTAGTACCATGATGCCAACATCTGATCATAGCTAGGTAAAAGACCTGTTGTCAAGGAACTAATACAGGCGATATCACATGTGATATCTTTACCTAAATGTGGACCTTAGGTCCCAAAAAAACCTTTTCTTCTGAAACAACTGTACCATTTGGTAGTGTTTTTTCTATCATCTACCCACAATGTTTTGTAAACCTTTTCTATCTCATTATTAAGCATTTTGTTAAGAAAAAGACCCTGAATCATTATGCCTAAATTCTAATTCACTTAAATCTTAATTGCTGTTTAGTAATTAGCTAAGAAAGTTCTAATTGTAAATGGTAGACTCAAAAGCATCTAAACATCTTTCTTTGTAAATATAAGTCCTGCAATCTAGCTTTTCCAATCAATTCTAGGTATATGACTGTCAAAGATTGTTAAACACACAGATATCTTCAACTGCAAGAAGCTCAAAACTGCTGGTCCGGGACAAGTTGTTAATGTCTAACAAATTGACAGATTAAATTGATAACACACACCTAGTGCTCAATGTTTTAATTTAGCATTATTTTCCATGTTTTCCCCTACTAGATAGTTTGCTAAATCATTATTCATTAATGTGCTGAATATATGAATAATTCCTTGAGAATTTTTTTCAGAGAAACCTATACTTTTTTGCGAGCTGCTAGGAAACATCTTATAATTTTTCATGCTTAAACTATATCAGTGTACACAGAACAGGCTATGATCTAGAACTTCTCTGCTACATCAGGTGCTATTTCCAAATGACTCAGTCACCATGATACTTGCTCGCATTATTGGGATACTTGGTCCTATTGACGAGGAGATGCTTGCACTGGGTCGCGAAACTAGTAAATACTTCACTGAAAATTGTGACCTTTATCACAGAAACAAGGTTAGTGTCGCTTTCTTGTTCCTACTTTTGACATAAGCATTTCTACTTGCACTAATTCACTCAAACTTAAATCAATTGTTGGATAGTTTGTTTTCTTGCAACCTTGTAAGTTGTAGAGGATCACCCTTGGTCTGCCACTAGTATATTCTACGGAAGTGAATTATACCTGCTATGTACATGTGTACATACTACATAATACATATATACAACCCTGGTTTGGCTAATTTCACTCTCTCCTGGTGGTATCAAGGTTGGAACGTATATCAGAATTTGTTACCAAGGATGACAAAAAGTAGCTGAAACCTATATACATCGATGCGATTCACTGGATTTATCTGAGACTATGAGAAAAAAAagcaaattaataaaatataatttgaaaaaaaagagaaaaaaagggaattAATGAAATTAAAGATCGGACATTCCCATGAAGGAGATCCGATGTGTAGGTGCCAAAATACCTTTCTTGGGTACATAATGATATTGAAGAAGGTGAGCAGTGAATAATGATCGAACTTAAATGCACATCAGGATAGTTACAGAAATCTCTTCTTTTGGTACTTGGCCTTAGATTTGTGATAATTGCATCTCCATACATCTGATTGGAGGACCTTCATAATTTCTTTTAGTCACTCAAATTGTTAAATGTTACTTAAGGTGGAGCATCTGATAGCTGTAGACTTGTTTGGTTCAACTAGCATAGTACAAGTGGAGGAAATTTGTATAGGTTTTAGATGCTAGATGTTCTACAAACCATCTTGTGGTGGCAGAACACTCAATATCTCTTTCCTACAAAATCAAACTGGTGGCGTCACACGTTGGTCAAATGCCCTCCAGTTCCCTGCTTGTTTATGATTGCATCGCAAGTGCATTGGGTGTTATCTGCAATATACAAACTTTTATAGTTTTAATGTTTTTCATGCCATTTCAACTATCAACATGCTGAATAGAAATTTGCTTGTAGAAGTTTCATATGAGAAATACTATTTTGTGACAAAAAATTTAGTATGCCAAACTACCAGTTGTAAGATTTTTCATGTGAAGTCTTGGTgaatgatttcttttttttttttaattcaccaTCAAATGCCTGTATTATGTTGGTTGACACAAATCAGTTTCAAACAATGTATGATAAGCATCTTCGTTTTTGCTTCTCAAGGAATTGCAACCAATTGTTGATGTGAATTCTCACTTGCCATTTTATGTACTCTGAAACATACAAATTCTGATTTGCTTTATTAAAactatttatttctttttctattgCCAAATCTTTCACAGGAAACTGACCAAGAAGAGTATCTAATACCAGAGAGGTCCTCATTGTCACATCAACTGCAAGATTGTGATGCCAAGTTTATTGATTTCCTTTCTTACTTACTCCAAATAAACCCTAGCCGGAGACCAACAGCAAGAGAAGCACTAGAGCACGAATGGATTTCCTTCTCATACAAGTGAATCTATTAAGGTTTCATAGGCAAATAACCTGTTGCTGTGTCTTCTACTTGGGCATCCCAATTTTACCACACCAGTAAACACACATACATGTGTACCGAACGTGTAAATATATCAGGAACCATGTCTTTGTGTATAATCAGTTTTCTTTCAGAAGTTGTGATGCGGGTTCTTGTTGCTTATACTCAAATAGTGGTTGAGAAAGAAATGTAAGATGAGCAACACGATGTTGATAATGAGTAGGATAGAAAGGGATTGAGGTATCGTGATGGTGATAATATGTAATATGGAGAATATTTTCAATACCTCACAAGAAGTCATAGTGACATTTGGCTTCAAATAAGATAGTTGTTTCGATGTCAAGAACAGAGGCATGTAAATCTGACTGCAACTGTTCCGCGTGTGGCTTGTTTTTGCTAAAAATTGTTTCATTCTAAGCTGCCTGCTTCTCATTATATTGTTGCATTTGATATCGTTGACACTAGGCCTTGTTGTGTGGTATTTCAATGGATGAATTATCTTATAGTTTCTTTGATTATCTTCGATCAgtttttgagattttctagcataaATTGGATATAAAGTGTTTGggaacatatttgaaatgtacctTAAGGAATAAATATAAATTggtacttgattttttttttcaaatcacatTTGGCTAAGATGCTGATGTTATCTCAGGATAGCATTAATTTGGAAgatgctaatataaaattttgaattttaaaaatatcttgtgattttatctaaaattataaaattgtcaaaatgatttagtgaaaaatcaatatgatttatattttctataaaggtaaaattatatttatttatatttaaagatatatatatatatatatatatatatatgattatatttttatttattatatgtttGGGCCATatgaaattattataagattacttacattcatttatttattttattttacacttattaatttaaataaaaaatatgtattcacatttgaataaatattaaaaggataaatttatcataaaatttcaataaattttt
Above is a genomic segment from Musa acuminata AAA Group cultivar baxijiao chromosome BXJ3-4, Cavendish_Baxijiao_AAA, whole genome shotgun sequence containing:
- the LOC135634885 gene encoding uncharacterized protein LOC135634885, which codes for MEAPRVEDVIAFLTARGFSAAASALRDDLLSRCAPDGATDLDLDVGSGLPPLRLSPQSRGSGGTGEGAPPSATSSSSDAFVSLASSPSELLNPYGVWSPARARSDDESTDQHSEFGTAREYNNYWYDDQYGGCHNDPFLVMSDPGRSHSQDKFILSTEGKEQFKKRATYGFASSDHDDEGCEGCVEIYSCPFPICDCCRGSKMHDNGEVADMIRSSSSAIYGRYQILDDHTEMLDECGGDEFQSIRVNERPETVLEHDFFHNGNPVEDKECSESGLPDKELQIFDNNAADDSNRLNYDPTHNKDLRGDSCNRNLIFVNKMDDEELQKESYSMPPSEEEASKQDVNYPYGFGDYGTIGRDLEDSRAVGLEGEDGMDDELQLYNSCEDEMEVFDLRIVHRKNRTGFEENKDLSIVLNSVIAGRYYIMEYLGSAAFSDVVQARDLHTGIDVCLKIIKNDKDFFDQSLDEIKLLKFVNKHDPSDERHLLRLYDYFYHQEHLFIVTELLRANLYEFQKYNHESGGQVYYTLPRIQAIARQCLEALEYLHNLRIIHCDLKPENILIKSYSRCEIKVIDLGSSCFETDNLCLYVQSRSYRAPEVILGLPYDQKIDIWSLGCILAELQTGDVLFPNDSVTMILARIIGILGPIDEEMLALGRETSKYFTENCDLYHRNKETDQEEYLIPERSSLSHQLQDCDAKFIDFLSYLLQINPSRRPTAREALEHEWISFSYK